The DNA sequence AAGGTGATGTTAGAGCGCTCTGGTGTCCCTCTGCCCCTCGGGCAGAGGTCTCGATCGTGAAGGACAACCGCAGTGAGCAAACCCAAGCGCTGGCGAAAGGCTGACCAGGAGCCGCACACCCTGGGTGAGCCCTCGGCCTCGCTGTCCCCGCTGGCTCAGGAGCAGTGGGAGGAAGTCAGGCGTAACGAGAAGTCCCTCCGCCGGTACACCCGCGCGTGGGCTACGGCCGAACACGAGACCGGGGTCTTCGTGAAAGCCGAGGAGAGCCTGCACAGGAAGCTGGAGAACAGCGGTCCCGTCGAGGGCAGCGTGCTCGCCTATATGAAGACGATCTGCAAGCGCGAGGCGGGCCAGCACCGCAAGAAGATCGCGGAGCAGCACAAGCGCGCGCTCCTCGTCGGGGACGACACCTACCTCTTGGACACCGAGGACTCGGCCACCGCCGAGGACATCGTGGTGCTGAAGGAGATCCGGGAGTCGCTGAACAAGAAGCTGCCGCTCCTCAGAAAGGTGCTCAGCGACCAGCAGTACGTGGTCTTCCTGCTCGCCGAGGCCGAAGGCATGAACTCCGTCG is a window from the Streptomyces sp. MMBL 11-1 genome containing:
- a CDS encoding RNA polymerase sigma factor, with amino-acid sequence MSKPKRWRKADQEPHTLGEPSASLSPLAQEQWEEVRRNEKSLRRYTRAWATAEHETGVFVKAEESLHRKLENSGPVEGSVLAYMKTICKREAGQHRKKIAEQHKRALLVGDDTYLLDTEDSATAEDIVVLKEIRESLNKKLPLLRKVLSDQQYVVFLLAEAEGMNSVEISEALDGTVSPGAVRQSLKAARDKLKRPAIRARLGVSPLAE